In a genomic window of Mycolicibacter heraklionensis:
- a CDS encoding acyl-CoA dehydrogenase, whose product MAGWAGNPSFDLFKLPEEHDELRTAIRALAEKEIAPYAKEVDEQARFPEEALAALNASGFNAVHVPEEYGGQGADSVAACIVIEEVARVCASSSLIPAVNKLGTMGLILSGSDELKQQVLPGLAAGEVMASYALSEREAGSDAAAMRTRAKADGDDWILNGSKCWITNGGKSSWYTVMAVTDPDLDANGISAFMVHIDDEGFTIGPKEHKLGIKGSPTTELYFENCRIPGDRIIGEPGTGFKTALRTLDHTRPTIGAQAVGIAQGALDAAIEYTKDRKQFGKNISTFQGVQFMLADMAMKLEAARLMVYSAAARAERGETGLGFISAASKCFASDVAMEVTTDAVQLFGGAGYTTDFPVERMMRDAKITQIYEGTNQIQRVVMSRHLLR is encoded by the coding sequence ATGGCTGGGTGGGCCGGAAATCCGTCGTTTGACCTGTTCAAGCTCCCCGAGGAGCACGACGAGTTGCGGACGGCGATCCGCGCGTTGGCGGAGAAGGAGATTGCTCCGTACGCCAAGGAAGTCGATGAGCAGGCCCGGTTCCCCGAAGAGGCCCTGGCCGCGTTGAACGCGTCGGGTTTCAACGCGGTGCACGTGCCTGAGGAGTACGGCGGTCAGGGTGCGGACTCGGTGGCGGCCTGCATCGTGATCGAAGAGGTCGCCCGGGTGTGCGCCTCGTCGTCGCTGATCCCTGCGGTGAACAAGCTGGGCACCATGGGGCTGATCCTGTCGGGTTCCGACGAGCTCAAGCAGCAGGTACTGCCCGGGTTGGCGGCCGGCGAGGTGATGGCGTCTTACGCACTGTCGGAGCGCGAGGCCGGCAGTGACGCCGCGGCGATGCGTACTCGTGCGAAAGCCGATGGTGATGACTGGATCCTCAACGGGTCCAAGTGCTGGATCACCAATGGTGGCAAGTCCAGCTGGTACACCGTGATGGCGGTGACCGACCCGGATCTGGACGCCAACGGGATCTCGGCGTTCATGGTGCACATCGACGACGAGGGCTTCACGATCGGGCCCAAGGAGCACAAGCTCGGCATCAAGGGTTCACCGACCACCGAGTTGTACTTCGAGAACTGCCGCATCCCCGGTGATCGGATCATCGGGGAGCCCGGCACCGGGTTCAAGACCGCGCTGCGCACCTTGGACCACACCCGCCCGACGATCGGTGCGCAGGCGGTCGGTATTGCCCAAGGTGCGTTGGATGCGGCGATCGAATACACCAAGGATCGCAAGCAGTTCGGCAAGAACATCAGCACCTTCCAGGGCGTGCAGTTCATGCTCGCCGATATGGCGATGAAGCTGGAGGCCGCGCGGCTGATGGTCTATTCGGCCGCGGCGCGCGCCGAGCGGGGTGAGACCGGCTTGGGCTTCATCTCCGCGGCGTCGAAGTGCTTCGCCTCCGATGTCGCGATGGAGGTCACCACCGACGCGGTGCAGTTGTTCGGTGGGGCGGGCTACACCACCGACTTCCCGGTCGAGCGGATGATGCGTGACGCCAAGATCACCCAGATCTATGAGGGCACCAACCAGATCCAGCGCGTCGTCATGAGCCGGCACCTGCTGCGCTGA
- the purE gene encoding 5-(carboxyamino)imidazole ribonucleotide mutase: MSEHRPGPRVGVIMGSDSDWSVMEEAALALAEFEIPFEVGVVSAHRTPQRMFDYARDAAGRGIEVIIAGAGGAAHLPGMVASATPLPVIGVPVPLARLDGLDSLLSIVQMPAGVPVATVSIGGARNAGLLAARILGSADATLRARMAAFQDQLAQSVLAKDAMLQGKVTGE; the protein is encoded by the coding sequence ATGAGTGAACACAGGCCCGGTCCCCGGGTCGGCGTCATCATGGGCAGCGACAGCGACTGGTCGGTGATGGAAGAAGCGGCGCTCGCGCTGGCCGAGTTCGAGATCCCGTTCGAAGTCGGGGTGGTCTCGGCGCACCGCACCCCGCAGCGGATGTTCGACTACGCCCGCGACGCCGCCGGCCGCGGCATCGAGGTGATCATCGCCGGGGCGGGCGGCGCCGCCCACCTGCCCGGGATGGTGGCTTCGGCCACACCGCTGCCGGTGATCGGAGTGCCGGTCCCGCTGGCCCGCCTGGACGGGCTGGATTCTTTGCTGTCGATCGTGCAAATGCCGGCCGGGGTGCCTGTGGCCACTGTTTCTATCGGTGGTGCGCGCAACGCGGGTTTGCTCGCGGCGCGTATTCTGGGCTCGGCCGACGCGACGTTGCGGGCCCGCATGGCGGCTTTTCAGGACCAGCTGGCGCAGAGCGTGCTTGCGAAGGACGCGATGCTTCAAGGTAAAGTTACCGGCGAGTAG
- a CDS encoding 5-(carboxyamino)imidazole ribonucleotide synthase: protein MVGGGQLARMTHQAAIALGQRLRVLAAAADEPAAQVTPDVVLGSHTNLDDLRRAATGATVLTFDHEHVPGELLDQLVAEGINVAPPPAALLHAQDKLVMRRKLSALGAPVPRFAAIETPEDLDDFAALTGGPMVVKAARGGYDGRGVSLVDDAAQARAVVADYLAAGVPVLAEERVAMRRELSALVARSPFGQGAAWPVVETVQEDGICVTVIAPAPDLSDESAAAAQQLALRLADELGVVGVLAVELFETSDGQLLVNELAMRPHNSGHWTMDGAATSQFEQHLRAVLDYPLGATTPVVAVTVMANVLGAPQTPAMTMDERLHHLFARYPDARVHLYGKDERPGRKIGHINLLGEDAKDSANLRERAESAAHWLSHGEWSDGWDPHE, encoded by the coding sequence ATGGTGGGTGGCGGTCAGCTGGCGCGGATGACCCATCAGGCCGCGATCGCGCTCGGGCAGCGGCTGCGGGTGCTGGCCGCGGCGGCCGACGAGCCGGCTGCCCAGGTCACCCCGGACGTTGTGCTGGGCTCCCACACCAACCTCGACGACCTGCGCCGGGCCGCCACCGGGGCCACCGTGCTCACCTTCGACCACGAGCACGTCCCGGGCGAGCTGCTGGACCAACTGGTCGCCGAGGGCATCAACGTTGCGCCTCCGCCGGCGGCGCTGCTGCATGCGCAGGACAAGCTGGTGATGCGCCGGAAGCTGTCGGCGCTGGGGGCGCCGGTGCCGCGGTTCGCCGCGATCGAGACGCCCGAGGACCTCGACGACTTCGCCGCGCTGACCGGTGGCCCGATGGTGGTGAAGGCGGCCCGGGGCGGTTACGACGGGCGGGGGGTGTCCCTCGTCGACGACGCGGCCCAGGCCCGGGCGGTCGTCGCTGACTACCTGGCCGCCGGAGTGCCGGTGCTGGCCGAAGAGCGGGTCGCGATGCGCCGGGAACTGTCGGCGCTGGTGGCCCGGTCACCTTTCGGCCAGGGCGCGGCCTGGCCGGTGGTCGAAACCGTGCAAGAAGACGGTATCTGCGTGACGGTGATCGCGCCTGCCCCCGATCTTTCGGATGAATCAGCCGCTGCTGCACAACAATTGGCGCTGAGGTTGGCCGATGAGCTGGGCGTGGTCGGGGTGCTGGCTGTCGAGCTCTTCGAGACCTCCGACGGGCAGTTGCTGGTCAACGAGCTGGCGATGCGACCGCACAACTCGGGGCACTGGACCATGGACGGTGCGGCCACCAGCCAGTTCGAACAGCATCTTCGCGCGGTGCTGGACTATCCGCTCGGCGCCACCACACCGGTGGTTGCGGTGACCGTGATGGCCAACGTCCTGGGCGCCCCGCAAACGCCGGCGATGACGATGGACGAGCGGCTGCACCACCTGTTCGCGCGTTATCCCGATGCCCGAGTCCACCTCTACGGCAAGGACGAACGGCCGGGCCGCAAGATCGGCCACATCAACCTGCTCGGTGAGGACGCGAAGGACTCGGCGAACCTGCGCGAGCGGGCCGAAAGCGCGGCACACTGGTTGTCGCACGGGGAATGGAGCGATGGATGGGATCCGCATGAGTGA
- a CDS encoding GtrA family protein gives MSFTDATIARLPRVIRPLAERHHELIKFAIVGATTFVIDSALFYTLKLTILSPKPVTAKVISGIVAVIASYILNREWSFKDRGGRERHHEALLFFGVSGVGVVLSMAPLWFSSYVLQLRVPMVSLTVENLSDFVSAYIIGNLLQMAFRFWAFRRWVFPDEFARSTDAAQAATIETGALAEAIEDSLESGPDTGVVTLFRRPARHQPPADGLSKTS, from the coding sequence GTGTCTTTTACCGACGCCACGATCGCCCGCCTGCCGCGGGTGATCCGGCCGCTGGCCGAGCGCCACCATGAGTTGATCAAGTTCGCCATTGTCGGCGCGACCACCTTCGTGATCGACTCGGCGCTGTTCTACACCCTCAAGCTGACGATCCTGTCGCCCAAGCCCGTCACCGCCAAGGTCATCTCCGGGATCGTCGCGGTGATCGCCTCCTACATCCTCAACCGCGAGTGGAGCTTCAAAGACCGGGGCGGCCGCGAGCGCCACCACGAGGCACTGCTGTTCTTCGGGGTCAGCGGCGTCGGCGTGGTGCTGTCCATGGCCCCGTTGTGGTTCTCCAGCTACGTGCTGCAGCTGCGGGTGCCCATGGTGTCGTTGACCGTCGAGAACCTCTCGGACTTCGTCTCGGCCTACATCATCGGCAACCTGCTGCAGATGGCGTTCCGGTTCTGGGCGTTCCGCCGCTGGGTCTTTCCAGACGAGTTCGCCCGCAGCACCGACGCCGCGCAGGCCGCGACGATCGAGACCGGCGCCCTGGCCGAGGCGATCGAGGACTCGCTGGAGAGCGGTCCGGACACCGGCGTGGTGACGCTGTTCCGGCGTCCGGCCCGTCATCAACCGCCGGCGGACGGGCTGTCGAAGACTTCGTGA
- a CDS encoding PH domain-containing protein — translation MGYPENVLAEDEQVVLHRHPHVKRLILPVLALLLVTACAAFAAGFVNSRAWDPTAKNVVFGVIWAIWLVVFGWLTLWPFLSWLTTHFVVTDRRVMFRHGLLTRSGIDIGLARINSVEFVHGFIDRILRTGTLIIESASQEPLEFYDIPRVEQVHSLLYHEVFDSPSAGG, via the coding sequence GTGGGTTACCCGGAGAACGTTCTGGCCGAGGACGAGCAAGTGGTGTTGCACCGCCACCCCCACGTCAAACGGTTGATCCTGCCCGTGCTGGCGCTGTTGCTGGTCACCGCCTGCGCCGCGTTCGCCGCCGGGTTCGTCAACTCGCGGGCCTGGGACCCGACCGCTAAGAACGTCGTCTTCGGGGTGATCTGGGCGATCTGGCTGGTGGTCTTCGGCTGGCTGACACTCTGGCCGTTCCTGAGTTGGCTGACCACGCATTTCGTGGTCACCGACCGGCGCGTGATGTTTCGGCACGGGTTGTTGACCCGCAGCGGAATCGACATCGGCCTGGCGCGCATCAACAGCGTGGAGTTCGTGCATGGGTTCATCGACCGGATCTTGCGTACCGGGACGCTGATCATCGAGTCGGCGTCACAGGAACCGTTGGAGTTCTACGACATCCCGCGCGTGGAGCAGGTCCACAGCCTGCTCTATCACGAAGTCTTCGACAGCCCGTCCGCCGGCGGTTGA
- a CDS encoding biotin--[acetyl-CoA-carboxylase] ligase, translating into MSLAPRPPLDVTALRNGLTGPNGPWRAVDVVEDTGSTNADLLARAAAGENIDGAVLLAEHQTAGRGRHGRQWSAPASSQLALSVGVAADTVPTSGWGWLTLATGVAVADAIAECSGLQVGLKWPNDVIAGDGKLAGILAEVAAPQQLIVVGLGLNVSMTAEEAPDPAAVSLAMLGASVVDRNTLADKVLRHLAVRIAAWRAVGGADDALVSDYRRHSCTLGAQVRADMPGDQRVEGLAEAIDDTGRLVINTGDGTVTVSAGDVTRLRPNG; encoded by the coding sequence ATGAGTCTTGCGCCACGGCCGCCGCTGGATGTGACCGCTCTGCGGAACGGGTTGACCGGGCCGAATGGGCCGTGGCGTGCCGTGGATGTCGTCGAGGACACCGGTTCGACCAATGCCGATCTGTTGGCCCGCGCCGCAGCGGGCGAAAACATCGACGGCGCCGTGCTGCTGGCCGAACATCAGACGGCTGGTCGTGGGCGTCACGGTCGACAGTGGAGCGCCCCGGCGAGCAGCCAGCTCGCGCTGTCGGTGGGAGTCGCCGCGGACACGGTGCCGACATCGGGCTGGGGTTGGCTGACGCTGGCCACCGGGGTCGCGGTCGCCGATGCGATCGCCGAATGTTCGGGCCTGCAAGTCGGCCTGAAGTGGCCCAACGACGTCATTGCGGGCGACGGCAAGCTGGCCGGCATTCTCGCCGAGGTCGCCGCGCCACAGCAGCTGATCGTGGTGGGACTCGGGCTCAACGTGTCCATGACCGCCGAGGAGGCGCCGGATCCCGCAGCGGTCTCGTTGGCCATGCTCGGCGCCTCGGTGGTTGACCGAAACACCCTCGCCGACAAGGTCCTTCGTCACCTCGCGGTTCGGATCGCGGCATGGCGTGCGGTCGGTGGGGCAGACGACGCCTTGGTGTCGGACTACCGGCGGCACAGCTGCACGCTGGGGGCCCAGGTGCGTGCCGACATGCCGGGAGACCAACGAGTGGAGGGCCTTGCCGAGGCCATCGATGACACTGGCCGCCTGGTGATCAACACCGGGGATGGCACCGTCACGGTCTCGGCCGGCGACGTCACCCGACTGCGGCCCAACGGTTAG
- a CDS encoding alpha/beta hydrolase, whose translation MVTSGLTRRIHRRHSAQSVAVTLTSRFVVKNLVRAWAVRPDLAWPLGSVDRLAGMVPLRRAARVERFRLGYCVAERVQAADVSTQRAILYLHGGAFMTCGLNTHRSLVTRLSRAADASVLNIDYRMLPAHRIADAVEDGLSGLRWLLRRGYDPEQIVIAGDSAGGYLAFMTALAAAQLDLVKPAGIATVSPFTDADPTAKLQHRNARRCAMFPCEALMAFTRYLLRARAASPMDADLSLLPPVAIHASTDELLLPDAETMAQRLAAAGVRCDLHLWEGQIHDFPLAADVLPEGRRAIRYIGEFVKEVTAPPEPGTAAA comes from the coding sequence ATGGTCACCAGCGGGCTGACGCGGCGAATTCACCGCCGCCACAGCGCACAATCAGTCGCTGTGACGCTGACCAGCCGGTTCGTCGTGAAGAACCTGGTGCGCGCGTGGGCCGTTCGGCCGGATTTGGCCTGGCCGCTCGGATCGGTCGACCGACTGGCCGGGATGGTCCCGCTCCGCCGAGCGGCGCGTGTCGAGCGCTTCCGCCTGGGTTACTGTGTGGCCGAACGGGTTCAGGCGGCGGACGTCTCGACGCAGCGGGCCATTCTCTATCTGCACGGCGGGGCGTTTATGACCTGCGGGCTGAACACCCACCGCTCACTGGTGACTCGATTGTCCCGAGCGGCCGATGCCAGCGTTCTCAACATCGACTACCGGATGTTGCCCGCGCACCGGATCGCCGACGCCGTCGAGGACGGCCTGAGTGGATTGCGCTGGCTGCTTCGAAGGGGCTACGACCCGGAGCAGATCGTGATCGCCGGCGACTCCGCGGGCGGATACCTGGCCTTCATGACCGCCCTGGCAGCCGCCCAGTTGGATCTGGTGAAACCTGCTGGAATAGCGACGGTTTCACCGTTCACCGATGCGGACCCCACCGCAAAGCTTCAGCACCGCAACGCCCGGCGTTGCGCGATGTTCCCGTGTGAGGCACTGATGGCTTTCACCCGATACCTGCTACGCGCCCGGGCCGCGTCGCCGATGGACGCCGACCTGTCGTTACTGCCACCGGTCGCCATCCACGCAAGTACTGACGAGCTACTGCTGCCCGACGCCGAGACCATGGCGCAACGGCTGGCTGCCGCCGGAGTGCGCTGCGATCTGCATTTGTGGGAAGGCCAGATTCACGACTTTCCGTTGGCGGCCGATGTGCTCCCCGAGGGACGGCGGGCCATCCGCTACATCGGCGAGTTCGTCAAGGAAGTCACCGCGCCACCCGAGCCCGGCACAGCAGCCGCCTGA
- a CDS encoding acyl-CoA carboxylase subunit beta: protein MTSVTEHSGEAHVEAQAEHVVDIHTTAGKLADLKRRTEETLHPVGEAAVEKVHAKGKLTARERVYALLDEGSFVELDALAKHRSTNFGLAEKRPLGDGVVTGYGTIDGREVCIFSQDATVFGGSLGEVYGEKIVKVQELAMKTGRPLIGINDGAGARIQEGVVSLGLYSKIFHNNILASGVIPQISLIMGAAAGGHVYSPALTDFIVMVDQTSQMFITGPDVIKTVTGEDVTQEELGGAHTHMGKSGTAHYVASGEQDAFEYVRDLLSYLPPNNYADPPHFPVPAPEGAIEDNLTAEDLELDTLIPDSPNQPYDMHEVITRILDEDEFLEVQAGYAQNIIVGFGRVEGRTVGIVANQPTQFAGCLDINASEKAARFIRTCDCFNIPIVLLVDVPGFLPGTEQEYNGIIRRGAKLLYAYGEATVAKITVITRKAYGGAYCVMGSKEMGADVNVAWPTAQIAVMGASGAVGFVYRQQLNEAAKNGDDVDALRLQLQQEYEDTLVNPYVAAERGYVDAVIPPSHTRGYIATSLRLLERKIVQPLPKKHGNIPL, encoded by the coding sequence ATGACCAGTGTTACTGAGCACTCCGGTGAGGCCCACGTAGAGGCGCAAGCCGAGCATGTCGTCGACATCCACACCACCGCGGGCAAGCTCGCCGACCTCAAACGTCGGACCGAGGAGACTCTGCACCCGGTCGGTGAGGCCGCGGTCGAGAAGGTGCACGCCAAGGGCAAGCTGACCGCTCGTGAACGGGTCTACGCCTTGCTTGACGAGGGCTCATTCGTCGAGCTCGACGCGCTGGCCAAGCACCGCAGCACCAACTTCGGCCTGGCCGAGAAGCGTCCGCTCGGCGACGGCGTGGTGACCGGCTACGGCACCATCGACGGCCGCGAGGTCTGCATCTTCAGCCAGGACGCCACCGTGTTCGGCGGCAGCCTCGGCGAGGTCTACGGCGAGAAGATCGTCAAGGTCCAGGAGCTGGCCATGAAGACCGGCCGGCCGCTGATCGGGATCAACGACGGCGCCGGCGCCCGCATCCAGGAGGGTGTGGTCTCGCTCGGCCTGTACAGCAAGATCTTCCACAACAACATCCTGGCCTCAGGCGTCATCCCGCAGATCTCGCTGATCATGGGCGCGGCCGCCGGCGGTCACGTGTACTCCCCCGCCCTGACCGACTTCATCGTGATGGTCGACCAGACCAGCCAGATGTTCATCACCGGCCCCGACGTGATCAAGACTGTCACCGGCGAGGACGTCACCCAGGAAGAGCTGGGCGGCGCCCACACCCATATGGGCAAGTCCGGCACCGCGCACTACGTCGCCTCCGGAGAGCAGGACGCCTTCGAGTATGTCCGCGACCTGCTGAGCTACCTGCCGCCGAACAACTACGCCGACCCGCCGCACTTCCCGGTGCCGGCACCCGAGGGCGCCATCGAGGACAACCTGACCGCCGAGGATCTCGAGCTCGACACGCTGATCCCGGATTCGCCGAACCAGCCGTACGACATGCACGAGGTCATCACCCGGATCCTCGACGAGGACGAGTTCCTGGAAGTCCAGGCCGGTTACGCGCAGAACATCATCGTCGGCTTCGGCCGCGTCGAGGGCCGCACCGTCGGCATCGTGGCCAACCAGCCCACCCAATTCGCCGGCTGCCTGGACATCAACGCCTCGGAGAAGGCCGCCCGGTTCATCCGGACCTGCGACTGCTTCAACATCCCGATCGTGCTGCTGGTCGACGTGCCCGGCTTCCTGCCCGGTACCGAGCAGGAATACAACGGCATCATCCGGCGCGGCGCCAAGCTGCTCTACGCCTACGGAGAGGCCACCGTCGCCAAGATCACCGTCATCACCCGCAAGGCCTACGGCGGCGCGTACTGCGTGATGGGGTCCAAGGAGATGGGCGCGGACGTCAACGTGGCGTGGCCGACGGCCCAGATCGCGGTGATGGGCGCCTCCGGAGCGGTCGGTTTCGTCTACCGTCAGCAGCTCAACGAGGCCGCGAAGAACGGCGACGACGTCGACGCGCTGCGACTCCAGCTCCAGCAGGAGTACGAGGACACGCTGGTAAACCCCTACGTCGCCGCCGAGCGCGGCTATGTCGACGCGGTGATCCCGCCGTCGCACACTCGCGGCTACATCGCGACATCGCTGCGGCTGTTGGAACGCAAGATCGTCCAGCCGCTGCCCAAGAAGCACGGAAACATTCCCCTGTGA
- a CDS encoding acyl-CoA carboxylase subunit epsilon, whose amino-acid sequence MSEENEATTVVEETPAAAEPHIKVLRGNPTAEEIAALVAVLGAAGGGGAESGTRERNMWGHPVDKLRLPLFSWQRITLLERTHMRR is encoded by the coding sequence GTGAGCGAAGAGAACGAAGCCACCACTGTGGTCGAGGAGACTCCTGCTGCCGCCGAGCCGCACATCAAGGTGCTGCGTGGCAACCCCACCGCCGAGGAGATCGCGGCGCTGGTCGCGGTGCTCGGCGCGGCAGGAGGCGGGGGCGCCGAATCCGGCACGCGGGAACGCAATATGTGGGGCCATCCGGTGGACAAGCTGCGGCTTCCGCTGTTCAGCTGGCAGCGGATCACTCTGCTGGAGCGCACCCACATGCGCCGGTGA
- a CDS encoding Maf family protein — MTRLVLGSASSGRLTVLRGAGVDPLVVVSGVDEDAVMAGLPATASPDDVTGALAAAKAEQVASTLQPPVSTDCVVIGCDSMLYIDGKLCGKPPTVDEARSRWREMAGNSGQLHTGHSLIRLRNNEVTHQITETAVTTVRFGRPDDDDLEAYLASGEPLRVAGGFTLDGLGGWFVDGVDGDPSSVIGISLPMLRRLLRPAGLSVAALWAANPVT, encoded by the coding sequence GTGACGCGGCTGGTCCTCGGCTCGGCATCATCGGGCCGGCTGACTGTCCTGCGCGGCGCTGGGGTCGATCCCTTGGTGGTGGTCTCCGGTGTCGACGAGGACGCCGTGATGGCCGGCCTGCCCGCCACTGCCTCCCCGGATGATGTGACCGGTGCTCTGGCCGCCGCAAAGGCGGAGCAGGTCGCCTCCACACTTCAGCCTCCGGTGAGCACCGATTGCGTTGTGATCGGCTGTGATTCGATGCTGTACATCGACGGCAAGCTGTGCGGCAAGCCGCCGACCGTCGACGAGGCTCGCAGCCGCTGGCGCGAGATGGCCGGCAATTCCGGCCAGCTCCACACCGGCCATAGCCTGATCCGGTTGCGCAACAACGAGGTCACTCATCAGATCACCGAAACAGCTGTTACCACAGTGCGTTTCGGTCGGCCCGATGATGACGACCTGGAGGCCTACCTGGCCAGCGGCGAGCCGTTGCGGGTGGCCGGCGGATTCACCCTGGACGGTCTGGGCGGCTGGTTCGTCGACGGCGTCGACGGCGATCCCTCCAGCGTCATCGGGATCAGCCTGCCGATGCTGCGCCGGCTGCTGCGCCCGGCCGGACTCTCGGTCGCTGCGCTGTGGGCGGCCAACCCCGTCACCTGA
- a CDS encoding sulfurtransferase: MPVPADPTPALQSYAHPERLVTADWLAGNLGTPGLVVVESDEDVLLYDIGHIPTAVKIDWVTDLNDSPVRDYITGEQFADLMNRKGISRDDTVVIYGDKSNWWAAYALWVFTLFGHEDVRLLDGGRDLWVSSGRETTLDVPSKTTTGYPVVKRNDAPIRAYKDDVLANIGQVPLIDVRSPQEYTGERTHMPEYPEEGVLRGGHIPTAVSIPWSKAADDAGRFRKREELEQLYGFLKPGDKPIAYCRIGERSSHTWFVLTHLLGLDDVRNYDGSWTEWGNTVRVPIVDGPEPGELPGAPGSLVG; this comes from the coding sequence GTGCCAGTGCCTGCCGACCCCACCCCCGCCCTGCAGTCCTACGCTCACCCCGAACGGCTGGTGACAGCCGACTGGCTCGCGGGCAATCTGGGCACGCCCGGCCTCGTCGTGGTGGAGTCCGACGAGGACGTCCTGCTCTACGACATCGGCCACATTCCCACCGCAGTCAAGATCGACTGGGTCACCGACCTCAACGATTCGCCGGTCCGCGACTACATCACCGGTGAGCAGTTCGCCGACTTGATGAACCGCAAGGGCATCTCCCGCGACGACACCGTGGTGATCTACGGCGACAAGTCCAACTGGTGGGCCGCCTACGCGCTGTGGGTGTTCACCCTGTTCGGCCATGAAGACGTGCGGCTGCTCGACGGCGGGCGCGACCTGTGGGTGTCCTCGGGCCGCGAGACCACCCTGGACGTGCCGAGCAAGACCACGACCGGCTACCCCGTCGTGAAGCGCAACGACGCCCCGATCCGGGCCTACAAGGACGACGTGCTGGCCAATATCGGCCAGGTGCCACTGATCGATGTCCGCTCGCCGCAGGAGTACACCGGCGAGCGCACTCACATGCCGGAATACCCGGAGGAGGGTGTGCTGCGCGGCGGCCACATCCCGACCGCGGTGTCCATCCCGTGGAGCAAGGCGGCCGACGACGCCGGCCGGTTCCGCAAGCGCGAGGAATTGGAACAGCTCTACGGCTTCCTCAAGCCCGGCGACAAGCCGATCGCCTACTGCCGCATCGGGGAACGCTCCAGCCACACCTGGTTCGTGCTGACCCACCTGCTCGGCCTCGACGATGTCCGCAACTACGACGGTTCCTGGACCGAGTGGGGCAACACCGTTCGCGTGCCGATCGTGGACGGACCCGAGCCCGGAGAGCTGCCCGGGGCCCCTGGGAGCCTCGTCGGCTGA
- a CDS encoding SufE family protein, with translation MSLPEGLAQVVSDFAEVEGQDKLKLLLEFADELPDLPDELTESAMEPVPECQSPLFLHVDAADPQRVRLYFSAPVEAPTTRGFASIWAAGLDGEPADVILGVPEDFASRLGLAALISPLRLRGMSAMLTRIKRHLRAA, from the coding sequence ATGAGCCTGCCGGAGGGATTGGCGCAGGTGGTGTCCGACTTCGCCGAAGTCGAAGGCCAGGACAAGCTCAAGCTGCTGCTCGAATTCGCCGACGAACTGCCCGACCTGCCCGACGAGCTGACCGAATCCGCCATGGAACCGGTACCGGAGTGCCAGTCGCCGTTGTTCCTGCATGTGGATGCCGCCGACCCACAGCGGGTTCGGCTGTATTTCAGCGCGCCTGTAGAGGCGCCGACGACGCGCGGCTTCGCATCGATCTGGGCCGCCGGCCTCGACGGCGAGCCGGCCGACGTCATCCTGGGCGTGCCGGAGGATTTCGCGTCCCGGCTGGGGCTGGCCGCACTGATCAGCCCGCTGCGCCTGCGCGGGATGTCGGCCATGTTGACCCGCATCAAGCGGCATTTACGCGCCGCGTAA